TAAGGGCGATGAAAAAAAGTCTAAGTAGGAGATAAGGACACGTAATTGCCGGATTCGTTCACATCACGATGTTGAACTAAGAATAAGTAATTTTACTTTTTTAACCATAAGGAAAACATTGGAAGCGATAAATCGCACGCAGAAAAAAAGCGTTTTACTTTTTCAAAGACTTCCTAAGTACCTTGCCTTTGAATTATTATACCAATTAGGCGAAAGCACCCCTCGTTGACTAAAACATTATTTATCCCGCATATAAGATGCTGTAAGGCTCCTACTCAGGAGTAGGATAAACAAGGTTAAGTGGGAGATAACAGCATCTAAAGAGGCCTTTGGCTCATACCATTACGGTACTAACAAGCCGTGGGGGATGAATGAAAACCCCTACAGATTAAAGATTCACTTTACGATTCATTCGTAGTTAAATTTTTGCCTTTAGAAAGGAAGAGAGCAGTGGATAAGAAAAAGTTTCATCCGCGTACTTGGTTTTCATTTACAAAGCGTTTTAATAAATGGGGCATGATTACAACTGCTACTCTTATATTAGGTTTGTTTTTCTTTTTAATCATGATGGATAATGTACAGACTGAGACGTATGAAATAGAAAGATTTAGCAGAGCAAAAGAAACCATTCGTTCTCCAGTAACCATTGAAAACAAGCAAGAAACGGAACGAAAAACAAGAGAAACGGTTCAAGCTGTAGAAGATAGATATAATATTGATCAAGAAATCACAGATGAACAAATCGCTTATATTACAGAGATTTTTGATGCAATAACTAAACTGGAAGAAGAGTTAAAAACATCTGAACAAAATAAGGGGGATAAAGAGACAGCCCCTATTTCCGAACAGGAGAAGGTCCAGCAATTAAAGCAAATTCTATCTGCTGACATACAAAAGGGAGTTAGCGATGATCTTTTGTCACAGCTCATCCAAGTGCCCAAAGAAGAACGAGATGAAGGAAAAGCATTTTTTTTAGATGTCGTGTCAGACACCTTAAATAATGGCGTGCGCACGGAAAACACCCAAAGTGCTATTTCCAATGTACAACAAGAAATTAAATATTCCGATTTAGATGCTGATATGAAAGAAGTGTTGACACGTTTAAGTGAATTTGCAGTAGTTGAAAATTCGTTTTTTGATGTGGATAAGACCTCGACCGCTAGAAAGGAAGCCGCTAGTAATGTGGAACCAGTTGTGATAAGAGCTGGCGAGATTATCGTTCGTGAAGGGCAAGTGATTACTAACGAAGTATACGAAAAATTAGATCTAGTTGGAGTACTTGATAAGGAACGAAATTTTGTTCCTGGAATAGGCTTGGCTTTGCTTGTTTTGTTGATTGCAAGTGCGATAGCTCATGAAATGAACTGGCTCTCAAAAAAAGATCGTCTGGATATGGCAAAAACTATTGCTATTGTTGTTATTAGTATGATGACTATTGCCTTAATGAAAATCGTGAGTATCTATACGACACAAGTTAATCAGTTGTTCTATATAATGCCAATCGCTACAGGTGCTTTATTGATGAAACAGTTGATTCATGAACGTTCAGCGGTCATTTTCAGCACGTTGTTCGCTATTTTAGGAAGTGTTATTTTTAACCATCAAATTCCTGGCTCTTTAAATGTGGAAGTAGGTATTTATTTTATGCTTTCTCAATTGGCAGCGATTTTCTTTTTACGAAATGTGAAAGATCGACTTGCGTTAATGAAGGCTGGAGTAGGAATTGCAATGGTCAATATAATGACTGTACTATTATTTATATTTCTTTCTTTTGAGAAATATGCACTAGGAGATATGTGGATTCCATTATCTTTTGCAGCTGCTTCCGCTTTTCTGTCAGCTGTATTAACAATTGGTCTATTACCGTATTTTGAGGCTGCTCTAGGAATATTGTCAGATATAAAGTTATTGCAATTATCGAGTCCAAATCATCCGTTATTAAAGAAATTGCTGACGGAGGCTCCTGGAACTTATCACCACTCGGTAATGGTGGCCAATTTAAGTGAAGCAGCTTGTGAATCAGTTGGTGCAAATGGTTTACTAGCAAGAGTTGGTGCTTATTACCATGATTTAGGGAAAACGGTTCGACCTCATTATTTCATTGAAAATCAATTAGCAATTCGTAACCCGCATGATTTTATTGAGCCAAAAGAAAGTGCTAAAATTATTATTAGTCACCCTTATGATGGGGCAGAAATGTTAAAAAAACATCGACTACCTAAAGAAATAATTGATATAGCTAAACAGCATCACGGTACTTCTTTGCTGAAATATTTTTATTTCAAGGATAAGGAACAAAATGATGATGTAGAAGAAGCAATCTATCGTTATCCTGGACCAAAACCACAAACGAAGGAAGCGGCGATTATTAGTATATGTGATTCGGTAGAGGCTGCAGTACGTTCTCTGCAAGAACCAACAGAACAGAAAATAGAAGAAATAGTTGCATCGATTATTGAAGATAAGTTAATAGATGGTCAGTTTAATGAATGCCCCATCACTTTACAAGAGTTAAATAAGATTCAACAAACAACATGCAGTACAGTGAAAGGGATATTTCATTCGCGTATTCAATATCCCATGAAGGAGGCAAAATAAGTGTATATTGATTTTCACGACGTAACCAACTCAGTGGAAAGTGATTATATTGATGTGATTCAACGATTAATCACATTTGCTGCCAGTAAAGAAGGCGTTACTCAACAAGCTGAAGTTTCCATTAATTTTGTTAATAATAAAGAAATTCAAGAATTAAATCGTAACTATCGTCAAAAAAACACGCCTACAGATGTTCTGTCCTTTCCTATGCAAGAGCTTGGGGAAGGGGAAGAAGAGGTAAATATACTGGATGAGGATCTGCCTATTCTTCTTGGCGATATTGTAATATCCGTTGATAAAGCAAAAGAGCAAGCAGAGGCATATCATCATTCACTTGAAAGAGAATTAACATTTTTAGCGTTGCACGGCTTCCTTCATTTACTAGGATACGATCATCTATCTGAAGAGGATGAAAAACGGATGTTTTCAAGACAAGACGAAATTCTAGGTGCGTTTGGAATTGAAAGATAAAAAACCAGTTATTGGATTCTCTTATGCATGGCAAGGTATTCGCTTTGTTATAAAAAGTGAGCGTAATTTTCGAATTCATTTAGTTGCTGCAATTCTAGTCTTCATTGCAGGATGGATCTTACAGATAAGTCTCATGGAATGGATCATTATTGTAATTTTGATTGGAATGGTACTTATAACGGAAATGCTCAATACTGTTGTGGAACAGATGATAGACTATATAAAACCGGAACTGCACCCTGCAGCTAAACAAATTAAAGACATTGCTGCAGGAGCTGTCCTTATAGCTGCCATGGTAGCTGCGATTATTGGTTGTCTTGTTTTTATTCCCAAAATTGTTCCACTTATGTAACGTTGCTTTGCTAAACTTACAAGAGTAAGTAATGGATAATCATAGATGTGGTTATGTTTAGTCATAGTAG
This genomic interval from Virgibacillus pantothenticus contains the following:
- a CDS encoding HD family phosphohydrolase; amino-acid sequence: MDKKKFHPRTWFSFTKRFNKWGMITTATLILGLFFFLIMMDNVQTETYEIERFSRAKETIRSPVTIENKQETERKTRETVQAVEDRYNIDQEITDEQIAYITEIFDAITKLEEELKTSEQNKGDKETAPISEQEKVQQLKQILSADIQKGVSDDLLSQLIQVPKEERDEGKAFFLDVVSDTLNNGVRTENTQSAISNVQQEIKYSDLDADMKEVLTRLSEFAVVENSFFDVDKTSTARKEAASNVEPVVIRAGEIIVREGQVITNEVYEKLDLVGVLDKERNFVPGIGLALLVLLIASAIAHEMNWLSKKDRLDMAKTIAIVVISMMTIALMKIVSIYTTQVNQLFYIMPIATGALLMKQLIHERSAVIFSTLFAILGSVIFNHQIPGSLNVEVGIYFMLSQLAAIFFLRNVKDRLALMKAGVGIAMVNIMTVLLFIFLSFEKYALGDMWIPLSFAAASAFLSAVLTIGLLPYFEAALGILSDIKLLQLSSPNHPLLKKLLTEAPGTYHHSVMVANLSEAACESVGANGLLARVGAYYHDLGKTVRPHYFIENQLAIRNPHDFIEPKESAKIIISHPYDGAEMLKKHRLPKEIIDIAKQHHGTSLLKYFYFKDKEQNDDVEEAIYRYPGPKPQTKEAAIISICDSVEAAVRSLQEPTEQKIEEIVASIIEDKLIDGQFNECPITLQELNKIQQTTCSTVKGIFHSRIQYPMKEAK
- the ybeY gene encoding rRNA maturation RNase YbeY is translated as MYIDFHDVTNSVESDYIDVIQRLITFAASKEGVTQQAEVSINFVNNKEIQELNRNYRQKNTPTDVLSFPMQELGEGEEEVNILDEDLPILLGDIVISVDKAKEQAEAYHHSLERELTFLALHGFLHLLGYDHLSEEDEKRMFSRQDEILGAFGIER
- a CDS encoding diacylglycerol kinase family protein — its product is MKDKKPVIGFSYAWQGIRFVIKSERNFRIHLVAAILVFIAGWILQISLMEWIIIVILIGMVLITEMLNTVVEQMIDYIKPELHPAAKQIKDIAAGAVLIAAMVAAIIGCLVFIPKIVPLM